The stretch of DNA TATTGTGAAATAGGCAACCAAAGCGACAAAAGTCGCCAAAAGCGCAAGGCCGTAACGCGTGAAAATCTCGCGCTTCGTCACAGTTATCTCGTAATCGGATAATTGCAGTAGCTCTCTATTTTTCAGTGCGTGACGATACATCAGGGCGAGAAGAAAATGCGCAATGGCATAGGCTGTCGCGAAATAGGTGATGATGATACCCGATGTATCAAAATCCATAATGCCTAGCTCATACATCATCTGGCCATTACCAAGTTGCATCATAATAAAGGCAAAAAGACTGTCGAAGGCAAAACGCAAAGGGTAGGCCATATAAAGCACGACAAATATCAGCGCGGCATTAATGAAAATTATGCGATTATCGGCAACACCGTAGCGGCGAAAAAATGTGAAATGGCCGTGCCAGATACCTAAAAGGACAGAGAACCCTGCTGCGACGGGAATGATGGAAAATAAAAACCGTCCCAAATCTTGAAAGGTCTGCGGTGTGCCGCTGCCCGCGACGAGCATGGACAGCGCCAAAGCAAAGGCAATATCGGACAGGTTTTCAATGCGGGTGACGGCCTGCCCGCGCCAGTTGAAATTGGGGTCATGATCAAGCCCCAAACCTTCGGATTTAATTAATTCGCCCCGTATCATACCGTCCCTATCGGTTTGCCCCTGGCACCCATTTCACGTCCATTGCGCCTTGGTTATTACACCACCGAGACGCCACGAATAAAAAATCA from Fretibacter rubidus encodes:
- a CDS encoding TMEM175 family protein; the encoded protein is MIRGELIKSEGLGLDHDPNFNWRGQAVTRIENLSDIAFALALSMLVAGSGTPQTFQDLGRFLFSIIPVAAGFSVLLGIWHGHFTFFRRYGVADNRIIFINAALIFVVLYMAYPLRFAFDSLFAFIMMQLGNGQMMYELGIMDFDTSGIIITYFATAYAIAHFLLALMYRHALKNRELLQLSDYEITVTKREIFTRYGLALLATFVALVAYFTILNGMAGALLFLTFLPYGLANKIHPDKVKQAN